In Candidatus Delongbacteria bacterium, the sequence AATATTTTCATCAGATTTCAAAAGATTACATTGATGGAAGCTGATGACGAAAGTATTGAGCTAGCAATAACTTCTTATAAAAAACTTGAAAAGATAAAGAATAATTCTTAGAAGTATAACTCCAGCAAAGAGTTTCATTAAATTTCATACTTAGTATAATACTAACCTTTTGCGGTTATGTAGCTGGACTAGCCCACGCAATTTGGGTTTGTGATGGAATGAAGTTTGAGGGTGGAGATGATGATTTTACCCCATTTGGATTCTGAATTGTAAACAAAAAGAATATGTGTAAATTCTCAAATATTTTTTTCCCATTATTTAATTGGAATTCAGGTGGTTAGAATTAATTATCCATAATGTTCTGCGAATAGGCGAAGCCTTACTCGTCTATTCGCTGTTAGAACGGTTATTCAAAATTCCGTATGCGTAACAATTATGCCACAATGGACATCCATTTTCATCTCTTCGAAAAAATGCCTTTTGTTTGAAGAAACCTTCTCTTTCCATTCCAATTTTCTCTAGAACTTTCCATGATGGAGTATTCTCAGGATTACAAAAAGCTACTACTTTATGAGATTTAAATTCTTTGAACGCATAATCTATGATAGCAAAAGACGACTCTGAACAATAACCTTGATTTTGAAACTTGGGATTAAATATATATCCAAGTTCCCAAGTCATAAAATGTTTCGGATCAGCATGATGGAAGTATAAATGACCAATCATTTTCTTGCTATTTTTATGCATAACAGCAAGAAAATCATTACTTTTACTTCTTTCTGAAGTCATTACTTTTGCTTCTTCTGGAGTAATTGGTTCTCCGGGTTCGAATCTGTATATTTCTGGAATTGACAAGTAATCATATAAATCTTCCCAGTCTGATTCTATATGGTTTCTGATTATCAAATTCTTTGTTTCAATTTCTATCGAGTTTAACCTCCTTGTGAATAATTGCATTTAACGGATAGCAATATGTGCTTCACTTCAATTTTCATTAAATAAGAAAACTAAATATACTTGTTATTTCTTAACCATTCTAATGAACTCTCCATATATTCTGACTTACACTCAAGAGCCCAAATAGCATCTGGAGCATAAATGTTTAAAGCTTCTAATACTTCTTTCATTGGAATATTTCCCATTCCTAAACCCAAATGTTCATCTTTTTTCCCATTATTATCATGAAGATGTACATATCCTATTTTATTTTTCAAGGTTTTAATCCATTCTAGAACGGAAACTTTAGAATAACAGTGAGAATGACCAATATCAAGATTAACTTTAACATTTTTCTTACCAAGTCCTTCAATAACTCTATCAAGCATTTCTGCATCATGTTCAAGCACATTTTCAATATAAAAATTCATAGTGTCTGGTTTATCTTTCAAAAATTCATTCCAGAAATTTATACACCTTTTTGACCAATTTGATACTGGTCCACAACCAGGAACATATCCAATGTGATAGATTATAGATGAAACACCTAAATCAGATGCTAGATTATAACTTTGATTATATCTTTTTTGTGCAACTTCTCTTACTAACCAATCGCCACTTCCAGGACTTAAATCACCAAAGATCGCATGGAAAGATAAATTCTCTTTCTTTATTTTACTGATTTCCTTTTTATTATCTTCTATTAATTCAGTTTCATCGTAGCTGTATGGGCTATGAAAAGACTGGACTTCCATTCCATAGTTATTTTCCTCAGCTAATTTTGAATATTTTTTATAATTCTCCTCATCGCAGATATAAAGTTTCTTCATTTATTACATTTCCTTTTTATTTAAATTCATGATAGTTTTTAATTTGCATTATTGCCAACATTTGGCTTACATTCCACAGTGGAATATGTTTTACTTTCATATTCCATAAATAGTGGAACATATTCTCCATTATTCATAGTATATACACCATCCACATACTAATGACAATCACTTTCAAAATAATATCCATTATTTCCAATGATCAAAGTAATTCTACTATCAGATCCTTAATTTGTCAACGATAGTTTCTTATATAAATCTCACATTTCCCAGTTCAAATTTTTGATGCTAAACTGTAGAATATTAAGAGAAATCACTAGTTTTATTAAATTTTTCAAAACAAATAAATATTAAAACAGAATTGTCCTATGCACACATTCACTAACCCTAAGGTTAGAATTCCGCTGGTGATGTTGTTTAGTTATTGTGAGAGTAAAGTCTTTGAATGTTCGAAAAAGCTTTGCAGTAAAATAAAATCTCATAAAAGATCACATAAATAAATTCTCGTAAACTCTTAACCTTATTTACTTACCTATCAGATCGGTATTTTTAACCTAATCATCTTTAACTTTTCTCATCAATTCTGCAATTAACCTATCTTTCTCCTCCATACCCTTTTTTGCTTCCTCTAAAGCTTTATCTTTTTCATATAAAGCTTTATTCTTTTCATCGACACTTTTCCTTAGATTTTCTAAAGCCTTTTCTTTTTCATACAATTCTTCGATATAGTCATCCTCTACATCCATAGTATCTCGAATCTCTTTAGTTTCTTTGGCCTTTTGAAGTCTTCGAATTATAGCTCGGTACTTCTCAGGAAAATCATCTTCCCTAACATTTAAAATGTGATGGCTCTCATCTCTTTCTGATTGATCAAAAATACTCAAAACTGTTTCTAATTCATTTCTACGTTTATAGCTAAGATCAGGTATAGAGATTATGTAGCTATCATGAACAAGACTTTCGACAAAATCATCTTTTTTTTCTATGATTGTATCATTAGACTTGTCTATATAGTTTTTCTTTACATGAACGACAGGAAAACCTTTAAGAGTTTCAAGACCTTCTCCAAGAAAATATATTGTAAGAATAGGAAGTGGCTTTTTAATTTCATTCTCTATAAAAACATTATTTTTATTCAGGTATTGACTGCCAAGATAACGACGAAATCTCATGATGTCTGTAGATAAACGGGCCTTTTGAAGTTCAAGGATTATTAATTTTTCAGTTCCATCACTATTTTTTATCTTCGCATTAAAGTCTATTCTGTAAACTGTAAATTTTGGAGCAAACTCTTTTATACCATTTCGCTCTACTGCTAGTGTATATTCCTGAGGTCTGAATTCCAGCTCTATTATCTCTTCTCCAATAATTGCAGAAAGTAATAGTTTTGCGATTTTATTATCTTCCATAAGGTATTTAAATACAACGTCATATATCGGGTTGGCTATTTCCATTTGTACTCCAGATTGTAATATCTAGAATATAAAGATTTTTTCAGATTCAATCAACAGCAGAGTAGCGATATGAGACTAAACATACTTGTTAGAAAAATTAAAGAAATCGTATTTTTTGAATACTTCAGGAGACCAGCTCCTGAATCTGATATGTAATAATTTCCTTTTCTATCAATTTTGTAAAGAACAACAAAATGGATCTTCTTCGAATGTACAATAGCTGGAAGATCGATCTCTTTTTAAGGCTTCAATTATTGCATAGTTGCCTTCTACATTATAAGTATCAGAAAGTTTTTCCGTATTAATAAATTCGAGATTTATACTAAAAGTAATTGAATCAGAAAAAGCCACTTCTTAGCCTAGTTATATTAACTTGTATGTTTCATCT encodes:
- a CDS encoding YqaE/Pmp3 family membrane protein, encoding MLSIILTFCGYVAGLAHAIWVCDGMKFEGGDDDFTPFGF
- a CDS encoding GNAT family N-acetyltransferase: MIIRNHIESDWEDLYDYLSIPEIYRFEPGEPITPEEAKVMTSERSKSNDFLAVMHKNSKKMIGHLYFHHADPKHFMTWELGYIFNPKFQNQGYCSESSFAIIDYAFKEFKSHKVVAFCNPENTPSWKVLEKIGMEREGFFKQKAFFRRDENGCPLWHNCYAYGILNNRSNSE
- a CDS encoding sugar phosphate isomerase/epimerase, with translation MKKLYICDEENYKKYSKLAEENNYGMEVQSFHSPYSYDETELIEDNKKEISKIKKENLSFHAIFGDLSPGSGDWLVREVAQKRYNQSYNLASDLGVSSIIYHIGYVPGCGPVSNWSKRCINFWNEFLKDKPDTMNFYIENVLEHDAEMLDRVIEGLGKKNVKVNLDIGHSHCYSKVSVLEWIKTLKNKIGYVHLHDNNGKKDEHLGLGMGNIPMKEVLEALNIYAPDAIWALECKSEYMESSLEWLRNNKYI